In Uranotaenia lowii strain MFRU-FL chromosome 2, ASM2978415v1, whole genome shotgun sequence, one genomic interval encodes:
- the LOC129741211 gene encoding galectin-3-like: protein MKFLVIFSMALVAAVCAKPGAYPGAWPNARGLNGYPWNGRPNYPNSPFGRSGWNNVGPNPVGLGLGCGPHPYGPNGVHPSSYPGHLGWTPSGISRGPLPYGFNGPFNGPFNGAYNAPYGGDYNGRPFGAYNGPFNGHNALANPWGLNAGNFGFSHQSSVKHVAATPGSLHIVT from the exons ATGAAG TTTCTTGTCATATTTTCGATGGCACTGGTCGCTGCTGTTTGTGCTAAGCCAGGGGCGTATCCCGGGGCTTGGCCGAATGCTCGAGGTTTAAATGGTTATCCCTGGAATGGAAGACCGAATTATCCAAACAGTCCCTTTGGAAGATCCGGATGGAACAACGTTGGTCCGAATCCAGTGGGTTTGGGATTGGGATGTGGACCTCATCCTTACGGACCAAATGGCGTCCATCCTTCATCATATCCTGGCCATCTTGGGTGGACCCCAAGCGGAATTTCTCGTGGTCCACTTCCATACGGATTCAATGGACCTTTCAATGGACCATTCAATGGAGCATACAACGCACCGTACGGGGGCGATTATAATGGGCGACCTTTTGGGGCTTACAACGGACCATTCAATGGTCACAACGCTCTGGCAAATCCTTGGGGATTGAATGCTGGAAACTTTGGCTTTAGTCATCAGTCGTCAGTTAAGCATGTTGCTGCCACTCCCGGATCTCTGCATATTGTGACATAA